The nucleotide sequence AGTACTACGCCTCGGTGGAGGAGGTTCCCGCGGAGATCTACGTCCCGGCGGAGCCCGCCGGAAAGGATCTGCTGGAGGAGTGGCTCAGCCAGAGGAAGGGCGTGCGCGTGCGAATTCTCGTCCCGCATCGCGGTCCCAAGCGGGCCTTTCTGGAGACCGTGGCGCAGAACGCCAAGCTGGCGTTCGAGAGCGTGTTCCGCAGCGGCCATACCCACGGCGTCGAGGCGGCCGAGGCGCTGCGGGAGTCGCTCGGACTGGAGGAGACGCCGCTCCGGATCGAAGCGTTCGACATCTCCAACCTGCATGGCAGCGACTCGGTGGCCTCGATGGTCGTCTGGGAAGGGGGCAAGATGCGGCCGGCGGAATACCGGACCTTCCGGGTCAAGACCGTGGAAGGAGCGGACGATTTCGCGTCGATCGCCGAAGTCGTGGGACGGCGGTACACGCGCCTCGTCCGGGAGGGCAAGGATCTTCCCGACCTGGTGCTCATCGACGGCGGCAAAGGGCAGCTCTCCGCGGCGGCGGCCGTTCTGGAAAAGCTCGACCTGGTGACCCTGCGCCTGGTCTCGATCGCCAAGAGGGAGGAGATTCTCCACCTCAAGGGGCAGGACCGGGAGTTCGCCCTCGACCATTCTTCGCCGGCTCTTCACCTCGTCCAAAGGATCCGGGACGAAGCCCATCGCTTCGCGATCACCCGGCATCGGCGCTCCCGATCCCGGCGCACCCTGACCACCGCGTTGATGGAGATTCCCGGGATCGGCGTGTCGCGCGCCCGGAGGCTTCTGAAGACGTTCGGCAGCGTCAAGGGGATCCTGGCCGCCTCGCAGGAAGATCTGGTGAGGGAAGTGGGCCCGGCGCTGGCCGAGCGAATCCGGCGCAACCTCTCGGGCCCCGGCGCCCGCGAGGCCGGCGAACCCTCCGTGAAAGCCGATTTAACTCATTGAACCACTGAGCCTTGCACCGGTTCTCCCCGGAACCTATATTCTCCGGTACGTCCTGAACGTCCGGACCGGAATGCGGGGAGGCTTGAAAATGCTGGCTCGATTCTTCAAGAGCGGACCGGGAATCCTGCTTCTGACGCCATTGGTTCTCCTCGCCGGAGCGGGCGGGCTGGTCGGCTACCAGATCCATCAGGTCACCCATCCACCGCGCCTTCACGACACGAATCATCCCGGCGATTTCCTCATGCGCGCCGACGACATCGACTTCCAGAGCACCGATGGAGTGTCGCTCTCCGGGTGGCTCATCCATGGCGAGCGTGAAGCACCGGTCATCCTCCTCTGCCATGATCTGGGCGAGTCGAAGAGCGTCTTCCTGGACTCGGCCGTGGCGCTGCAGCGGATGGGGTACAACCTCTTCCTGATCGATTTTCGCGGACACGGCGAGAGCGGCGGGACCGCGAGCACCCTGGGGAATCAGGAGCGGTACGACGTGATGGGGGCGGTCGATTTTCTGCGGATGCGGCGCGATCTTTCGTCCGACCGCATGGGGATATGGGGGGTGGGGATGGGAGCCTACGCTGCCGTCCTCGCGGCCCAGGAGAGGAAGGGCCTGGTCGCCTTGGCGCTCGATTCGCTGTATCCCGACATCAACGCCTACCTCGATCAGGCGCTGTTCAAAGGGGTGCCCCGGGGCGCGTCGCGGGTCACGAGCTACGCTTCGACTTTCTACGGACCGTACTTCCAGTGGAAGATTCCCCGCGGCGAGATCGCCCAGGCGGTGACCCGTCTGGCGGACCGGAACCTCCTGTTCGTCGCCGGCGACTCCAAGCCCTGGAGCGTGGAAGCGGGGAAGGCCCTCTACGCCGCGGTCCCCGAGGGGGGAGGCTCCGACAAGAACCTGCTCCTGTTGGGCAGCAGCGGGGTGGCCGGGCTCTATGCCGAAGACAAGCGGAAATACGAGGAGGCGATCACCGGCTTCTTCGGAACCTACCTTCACGTTCACCCGGAGCAGGCCCCCGAGAACATCCAGGTCAAGATTCCCTAGCGTCTCCGCCGCGCCGGTCGTCCGGGACGGATAGGCCCGCCCTCCCGTGATAACATTCCTCCACCCAGGGAATCGCCCCGCTCCGGGGCGGAGAGATCGATGCCTCCACGACCGGCTTCGCCGCGCTTCTTCTCGCTTGCGCCCGCTCCCCCCGCCAAGGTCCGCCGGTTCCTCGAGGAGCACGCCCGGCTCGTCGACCGGGAGATGGACCGTCTCCTTCCGGCGGTGTCCCCCGAATCGGCGGATGTCGCCGCCGCCATGCGCTACACGGCGCTGGCCCCCGGAAAACGGCTGCGTCCGATCCTGGCCCTCGCCGTCGCCGATCTCTATCGCGCCCCGCGGGAGCGAGTCGTGCCCGCGGCCTGCGCGCTGGAGATGGTGCACGCCTGTTCCCTGATCCTGGACGATCTTCCCTGCATGGACGACGCGGCGACGCGCCGGGGAAGGCCCGCGAATCATCGCGTCCACGGCGAGGCCACGGCCGTCCTGGCGGCCTTCGCGTTGCTGAATCTGGCCTACGGAATCCTTTCCGGCGCGGCGGCCGGGCTCGGCGACAGCATCCGGGCCGAGGCGGGAAGACGCTTGAGCCTGGCTCTGGGCACCGACGGGATGATCGGCGGCCAGGCGCTGGATCTCGCGGTTTCTCCTTCCGGGGTGAATCTGGATCGTCTGGAGAAGGTCCACAGCCGGAAGACGGGGAGTCTCTTCATTGCCTCGGTGGAAGTGGGCGCGATCCTCGGGGGCGCGCCCGAAAAGGAGCGTTCGGCGCTGGCCGCTTTCGCGAAGAACCTGGGGCTGGCGTACCAGATCGTCGACGATCTCCTCGACGCGACCGGATCGATCGAGCAGATCGGCAAGCCCGTCCATGCCGACCCGCGCGGCAACTTCGTCGATCTCGCCGGTGTGGAGGGGGCCCGGCATCTGGCGCGGGAGCTCGCCGACTGCGCCGTGGAGCACCTTTCGCCGCTGGGGAATCGGAGCTCGCTGCTCCGCGGCCTCGCCTCCGAATTGATCCACCGGGAACGCTGAATTGAGCATGGATCGATCCGCGGGCGATCCGATCGAATCCCTCCGGGACGCGTTGCGCCGGCGCGGTTATCTCGATCGCGGCCTGGATCGGATGATGCTGAGGGACGCCGGATCCCGCGCCGGCTGGCTGGTCGGCTGCCTGCGCGCCGGATTGCTCTCCGGCGCCTTCCTCGGCTTGGCTCTCCTGCTCGTCCTCGTGCTCAGCCGGCAGCCCCTCTTGACCTCCCGGGAGACAGCGCTTCTGGGCGTCTATCTCGCCGCGCTTTCGATCTTCCTGATGACGGTCTTCGAGATCGGTTGCGCTCTTCTCGCCCGCCTGCTCGTGGGCGTCGCTCCCCGATCGCGATGGGACGCGGGGAAGATCGCGCGCACGGTGGGCGTGACCGGAACTCTGGCCGCGGCCCTCTACCTGTCGCTTTGGTGGCACGGGCGCGGCGGCGGAGGCCCGGCGGCGCAGTTCGCGGTCATCGCGGTCATCCTGGCTCTGAGCCTGGCCTTCGGCCGACTCACCTCCCTGGCCGCCTTGCTCTCCCTCATTCGGCCCGGGCGCCTCCCCGCGCCCCGGGCCGGCGGCGTGCGGGCCCGCCTGGTCGTCTCGATCGGGCTCCTCCTGCTGGTGGGGACGCTGATCCTGGCGCCCTGGGGAAGGAATCGCTCCACATCGTCGAGTGCTGCGAGAATTCCCCCGGCCGCGCTGCATCCTGCCCCCGGGAGAATCCTCTGGGTCGCCATCGACGGCCTCGGTGATGAGCTTTTCCGGACCTTGAAGTCGGCGGGCCATCTTCCGTACATCGCCTCGCTCCAAGCGCAAGGATGTCTCGTCGGCCTGTCGCGGCCGGCGGCGGAGCCCCCGTCGATCTGGGTGAGCGCCGCCACCGGATTCCCGCCCGAGCGCCACGGGATCCGCGGGGTCGACACGGCGACTCTGGCGGGGATCGATGCGCCGGTCGGCGATTCGGCCTGGGCGGGTCCCTTGCTTCGGGCGGCGAAATGGATGGCGCCCTGGCTGCCCCCGGTGCGTCAGATCCCCGTTTCGGGGGTCTCGCGCCAAGACAAGATGATTTGGGAAATCATGAGCGATCTCGGGCGCCCATCCTACGTCGTGAATTGGTGGGCCACCTGGCCGGCCGGGGAGGGTCTAGGGGTCCTCATCACCGAGCGGGCCTATTTCCGTCTCGACGCGGGCGGCCCTCCCGACCGGGAGATTTCGCCTCGAGAGGAATTCGAGCGCCTGCGCGCCCAATTCCCCGAATTCCTGCGCCTGCACCCGCGCGGAAGTCTGGGGCGCCCGGGGAGGGATCCCGGCGTGGCAGGAGCAGAGCTCGACACCTATCATCTGGATCGGGCCGCGGATGCCTGGAAGGATGGGCACTGGCCGCTGGTCGCGGTCTATCTGAACGGCGGCGACCTCATCGCCTCGGGGTTCAAAGGCGCGGAGCATCCCGCCGGCGGCGTGCAGAGGGCGGCCTCTCTGATCGCGCACCTCGACTACGTCGATTCCCGGGTCGAGGAGATGGCCGCGGCGCGGCGGCCCGGGGACGTCCTCCTCATCCAGGGCGACCCCGGCCGGGAGTCGGATCCCGCGGGCGATTCCGGCTTTCTTCTTATGATCGGGCGTGGAATCGGGCACCAGACGGTCCGCGGGCGCCTTCTGGACGTCACCCCCACTCTTCTGCGGATCGCGGGGTTGCCGCTCTCCCGGGAGATGGCAGGGAGGCCCGCGGAAGCCTGCCTCGACGGCGCGGTGTTCGGCGATCCTAACGGGCTCCCCTCCATCGCCGGCTACGGCGAGCGACGTCCTGCCGACAGTCGCGCCTCCGATTTCGATCCTGAAGTTCTGGAACGGCTTCGCTCCCTGGGCTATATTCGCTGAAAGCCGGATCGGCCGGGAAGGCAGGCGAGGAGAGGCAGATTCCCCTTTACAGTCGCGGCTTTCTATCGTATATTCCGAGCTGACTTACAATTAGGCCGATGCTCTCTCGGTCGTCAAGGCGCGAGCGGCGCGGGCGACAGTCGACGCTGCGGCAACCGGCGCCATCACGGAGAGGCTTATCGAGAACCTCGCCAGAGAGTTGGAATTCCACCCCACGCCCGATTTCTTCACCCGAAACCTCAAGCGGCGGGGAACGGGGTCGGCACGGATTGCGATAGCGGGACTGGGCTTGCGCCTCGAAGGGCTGGCCCCTGAGGATGAGATTCGGATCCGCAGCCGCTACGGGATCTTCGTGCGCGACGATGAGTTCTCTCCGGAGGACGTCCGGGTCACCGTCGTCGAGGCGGAGGTTCCCGCGTTCCTGCGTCCCCGAAGCGATCCTCGCGGAATGCCCGAGCTTTACCGTCTCGAGCAGTTCAGCCGCGGGAAACGGCTCTTCGCTTACTCCTACGACTTCGCGGGCTGGTACGACCCTTCGGCGAGGCAAGGGCAGCTGGCCCTGACGGAGACGGGGGATGAGGCGCTGCATCGGTCGGTGGAGAATTACCTGCGAAGCGTGACGGCCCACCGGGTGATCGCGGAAGGGGGGTTCGTCCTCCATGGATCCGGGCTCGTGCGGAACGGACGGGCCCACGTCTTCTTCGGTCCTTCCGGCTCGGGGAAGACGACGGTGACCCTCCTCTCCGAGGCGGAGGTCGTTCTCAGCGACGACCTGGTGCTGATTCGCGAGGGAGCGAGTGGATTCGAGGCATGCGCCGTCCCCTTCCGGGGAGTCTACCGCGCGCCGCCGCAGACCGCCGAAGCCTTCCCCATGGCCGGGTTTTACCGCCTGATTCAGCATCCGTCCGATTCGCTCGAGCGCCTTTCGCCGGCGCGCGCCGCCGCCGAGCTGCTCGCCAGCCTTCCTTTCGTCATGGAAGGAGGGGGCGGATCCCGGGCTCTCGAAGTCGTGGGCCGTGCCGTCCAAGCGGTCCCCGTCTACCGGCTCCGGTTCCGGAAATCGCCGGAGTTCTGGGCCCTGCTGTCGGAGGAGACATGAAGGATGAGCCGGGCGACTCGGGAGCGCGGCCGCTCCGCCGGAACCCCACGGCAGGGTTCCGCATCTTCGAAGGGGAAGCGACCATCGTCCTTCCCGACGGCTCCTACATCAAAGTGCTCAACCAGACCGGATCCCGGATCTGGGATCTCATGGACGGGAGCCGCGGCGTGAAAGAGATCGCGGCGGTCATCAGCGAAGAGTACGAAACGACTCCGGAAGCAGCCGAGCAGGACGTGAACGAATTCGCCGAGCTTCTGGCGCGTAACAATATGCTGGAGTAACGCATGAATCCGTACCAGGCCATGATCGCGCGCAATTGGAAGTCGGCGACGCCGTACTCGGCGCTCTTCGAGCTGACCTACATCTGCAACCACGCCTGCTCCTTCTGCTACAACTGCCCGACGGGCCAGAAGGAGCTGAATACCGACCAGGTCTTCCAGGCTCTCCGGAAGATCGCCGACTTCGGGGTGCTCTTCATCACCCTTTCCGGCGGAGAGCCGTTCTGCCGCAAGGACTTCTTCGCGATCGCCAAGGAGGCGCAGCGCCTCCATTTCGCCATCCGCATCTACACGAACGGCTATCTGATCGACGACGCCGTCGCGGAGAGGCTCGCCCAGGAGGCGCGCCCCTTCGAGATGGAGATCAGCCTGCACGGCGCTCGCCCGGAGACCCACGAGGCGCTCACCCGAGTCCCCGGCTCCTTCGCGCGCCTGGTGAACGGCGTCAAGGCGCTGCGCAAGCGTCGGATGAAGGTGCTGCTCAAGACTCCCATCACGCGCCTGAACATGAACGAGCTGCGCGAAATCAAGACGCTGGCCGAGGATCTCGATGCCGACCTCCACTTCGATCCCGTCATCACCCCCAAGGACGACGGCGATCAGGAGCCGCTCGAGATGGGGGCCGACGAGCAGTTCATGAAGCGGTGGTGGTCGGCCGAGTTCGAGGACGTCCGGGAGGAGCGGGTGCCGCTGAAGCGGGACGACAAGGACATTCCCGCTGTCTGCGGAACGGGCCGGAGCGGCTTCGCCGTGGATCCCTACGGCAATATCTATCCGTGCGTGCAGTGGCGCCGGAAAGTGGCGAACATCCTGGAGGTCGCTTCGCTGCGGGACGTCTGGCGCGGCTCCACCGTCCTGTCCGAGGTCCGGCGCGTGGCGGAGGAGATTCCGAAGACGACTCTCAAGAATTCCGAGGTGGGGGAGTTCACCGCCTTCTGCGCCGGGGTCGCGTGGCTGCAGACGGGCGATCCTACCAAGATGTACCACCAGGCCGAGCTGACCGCCCGCTACCGCAAAAAGGCCTATCTCGAGTTCAAGACCCGCGCCGACGCGGGCGAAGTCATCGAGGGCCTCGGGAACACGTTCGACAAGTGCGGGGAGTGATCGTCTCGTCCCGGACCGGCCGCGCCCGCGGCTTCGTCCTCGCTCTATGGCTCCTTGCCGGCTCCGGCGCGCTGCCGCTCGCGGCTCCTGCCAACCCGTCTTCTCCTGCTCCCCGGCGCCTGAATCTGCTTCTGATCACCGCCGAGGGCCTCCGGCCCGACCGTCTCGGCTGCTACGGC is from Candidatus Polarisedimenticolia bacterium and encodes:
- the uvrC gene encoding excinuclease ABC subunit UvrC; translated protein: MDIHLTPEARELLLEDKLSELPDAPGVYLYKDGRGRVLYVGKAASLRSRVRSYFQKSAQHPPKTLALVAEIRDLELILTASGTEALILENNLIKRERPRYNVLMRDDKNFPYLKMTFGDPFPRVVLVRRAKLDGSLYFGPFLPASGARKALRMVARFFRVAICHERLDGSRPRPCLYYQLNQCTGPCAGLVAQEDYRQQVQEARMFLEGRNRELLGRLKERMQEASRQEQFETAAHYRDLLHSIEGLAVRQRFSSVGLEDQDYFAHHREGDQAALQIFQMRHGVVASRREFTFEKASEPEDELTAAYLQQYYASVEEVPAEIYVPAEPAGKDLLEEWLSQRKGVRVRILVPHRGPKRAFLETVAQNAKLAFESVFRSGHTHGVEAAEALRESLGLEETPLRIEAFDISNLHGSDSVASMVVWEGGKMRPAEYRTFRVKTVEGADDFASIAEVVGRRYTRLVREGKDLPDLVLIDGGKGQLSAAAAVLEKLDLVTLRLVSIAKREEILHLKGQDREFALDHSSPALHLVQRIRDEAHRFAITRHRRSRSRRTLTTALMEIPGIGVSRARRLLKTFGSVKGILAASQEDLVREVGPALAERIRRNLSGPGAREAGEPSVKADLTH
- a CDS encoding alpha/beta fold hydrolase, whose protein sequence is MLARFFKSGPGILLLTPLVLLAGAGGLVGYQIHQVTHPPRLHDTNHPGDFLMRADDIDFQSTDGVSLSGWLIHGEREAPVILLCHDLGESKSVFLDSAVALQRMGYNLFLIDFRGHGESGGTASTLGNQERYDVMGAVDFLRMRRDLSSDRMGIWGVGMGAYAAVLAAQERKGLVALALDSLYPDINAYLDQALFKGVPRGASRVTSYASTFYGPYFQWKIPRGEIAQAVTRLADRNLLFVAGDSKPWSVEAGKALYAAVPEGGGSDKNLLLLGSSGVAGLYAEDKRKYEEAITGFFGTYLHVHPEQAPENIQVKIP
- a CDS encoding polyprenyl synthetase family protein, producing MPPRPASPRFFSLAPAPPAKVRRFLEEHARLVDREMDRLLPAVSPESADVAAAMRYTALAPGKRLRPILALAVADLYRAPRERVVPAACALEMVHACSLILDDLPCMDDAATRRGRPANHRVHGEATAVLAAFALLNLAYGILSGAAAGLGDSIRAEAGRRLSLALGTDGMIGGQALDLAVSPSGVNLDRLEKVHSRKTGSLFIASVEVGAILGGAPEKERSALAAFAKNLGLAYQIVDDLLDATGSIEQIGKPVHADPRGNFVDLAGVEGARHLARELADCAVEHLSPLGNRSSLLRGLASELIHRER
- a CDS encoding PqqD family protein produces the protein MKDEPGDSGARPLRRNPTAGFRIFEGEATIVLPDGSYIKVLNQTGSRIWDLMDGSRGVKEIAAVISEEYETTPEAAEQDVNEFAELLARNNMLE
- a CDS encoding radical SAM protein, which codes for MNPYQAMIARNWKSATPYSALFELTYICNHACSFCYNCPTGQKELNTDQVFQALRKIADFGVLFITLSGGEPFCRKDFFAIAKEAQRLHFAIRIYTNGYLIDDAVAERLAQEARPFEMEISLHGARPETHEALTRVPGSFARLVNGVKALRKRRMKVLLKTPITRLNMNELREIKTLAEDLDADLHFDPVITPKDDGDQEPLEMGADEQFMKRWWSAEFEDVREERVPLKRDDKDIPAVCGTGRSGFAVDPYGNIYPCVQWRRKVANILEVASLRDVWRGSTVLSEVRRVAEEIPKTTLKNSEVGEFTAFCAGVAWLQTGDPTKMYHQAELTARYRKKAYLEFKTRADAGEVIEGLGNTFDKCGE